Proteins found in one Haemorhous mexicanus isolate bHaeMex1 chromosome 23, bHaeMex1.pri, whole genome shotgun sequence genomic segment:
- the TMEM201 gene encoding transmembrane protein 201 isoform X1 translates to MDGAGLGVTACAAAAGLLLYRIARRKKPTHVTVNCWFCNQDTVVPYGNRNCWDCPNCEQYNGFQENGDYNKPIPAQYMEHLNHVVSGSPTFCDPTKPQQWVSSQILLCKKCNNHQTMKIKQLASFSPREEGKYDEEIEVYKHHLEQTYKLCRPCQAAVEYYIKHQNRQLRALLLSHHFRRRETDKSYSQNLCSSSSSTSITTPAQVILLRFLAFLSCAFLVLMALYGSGDPFSFSTAVPAPVPPGPVWNRTGASPRAGGGSDSDSAGGSPGRGWRELLRLLPERLLENLSVAWAYGKNHQMAVAVLGLFTCLLAVFLAGRIRLRRIDAFASLLWFLVMSLHLAERYLKADTPSWLDTAKFGTTSLCCLVGFTAAVATRKATGQRRPRPRRYLSGDSVTVFPSSPGTAFPSPATSLFVPTPPSILHLTNQQLFRSPRRTASSSLPGRLNRALSLGTIPSLARADSGYLFSGSRPASQSSHSKESPTADPLSLLAAGRAPSRLPSPAPSVAGSVTSSSGSLRLRRPLISPARLNLQGQKLLLFPAQGEALLAPSGSEEHPQPDSNAFSPELAGCPRRSLAPPDMRSAVEGGSVCSDNSIKKEDHSSHSSTCVVDTTTKGEDLAGWRGRFGTSALRGLLAVSLTLNAVFTSAYVYRSLR, encoded by the exons ATGGACGGAGCCGGGCTGGGCGTCACCGCCTGCgccgcggccgcggggctgctGCTCTACCGCATCGCGCGGAG GAAGAAGCCCACGCACGTGACGGTGAACTGCTGGTTCTGCAATCAGGACACGGTGGTGCCCTACGGGAACCGCAACTGCTGGGACTGCCCCAACTGCGAGCAGTACAACGGCTTCCAGGAG AATGGAGACTACAAcaagcccatccctgcccagtaCATGGAACACCTTAACCACGTTGTGTCGGGCAGTCCAACTTTCTGTGACCCTACCAAACCACAGCAGTGGGTGAGCAGCCAAATTCTGCTCTGCAAGAAATGCAACAACCATCAAACCATGAAAATCAAACAGCTGGCTTCATTCTCACCAAGGGAGGAG GGCAAGTACGATGAGGAGATTGAGGTGTACAAGCACCACCTGGAGCAGACCTACAAGCTGTGCCGCCCGTGCCAGGCCGCTGTGGAGTATTACATCAAGCACCAGAACCGGCAGCTGCGGGCGCTGCTGCTCAGCCACCACTTCAGGCGCCGGGAGACCGACAAGAGCTACAGCCAG AATCTGTGttcatcctcctcttccacttCCATCACCACACCAGCCCAGGTGATACTTCTGCGGTTCCTGGCCTTCCTCAGCTGTGCATTCCTGGTTCTGATGGCCTTGTATGGGTCAGGCGACCCCTTCTCCTTCagcacagctgtccctgctcctgtgcccccTGGCCCCGTGTGGAACAGGACTGGTGCGAGCCCCCGTGCCGGCGggggcagtgacagtgacagtgctggtGGCAGCCCGGGCCGGGGCTGGCGGGAGCTGCTCCGCCTGCTCCCGGAGCGCCTGCTGGAGAACCTGAGCGTGGCCTGGGCCTACGGCAAGAATCACCAgatggcagtggctgtgctggggctcttCACCTGCCTGCTGGCCGTGTTCCTGGCTGGGCGCATCAG GCTCCGGCGAATCGACGCGTTTGCCTCGCTGCTGTGGTTCCTGGTGATGAGCCTGCACCTGGCCGAGCGGTACCTGAAGGCAGACACGCCCAGCTGGCTGGACACGGCCAAGTTTGGCACCACgtccctgtgctgcctggtgGGCTTCACCGCAGCCGTGGCCACGCGGAAGGCGACGGGCCAGCGGAGACCCCGGCCCCGAAG GTACCTCTCCGGGGACTCCGTTACTGtctttcccagcagccctggcacagccttcCCTTCACCTGCCACGTCTCTGTTTGTCCCAACTCCACCCAGTATCCTGCACCTGACAAACCAGCAGCTCTTCAGGTCCCCACGCAGAACGGCCTCGTCCTCCCTTCCCGGCCGCCTGAACAGGGCGCTCTCGCTGGGCACCATCCCCTCGCTGGCCCgggcag aTTCTGGCTACTTGTTCAGTGGAAGCCGGCCAGCCTCGCAGTCATCCCACTCCAAGGAATCCCCTACAGCAG ATCCGCTCTCCCTGCTGGCGGCCGGCCGTGCCCCGTCCCGCCTGCCGTCCCCGGCGCCGTCGGTGGCCGGCTCGGTGACCTCCAGCTCGGGCTCGCTGCGCCTCCGCCGCCCGCTCATCAGCCCCGCCCGCCTCaacctgcagggacagaagctgctgctgttcccgGCGCAGGGCGAGGCGCTGCTGGCCCCGAGCGGCTCCGAGGAGCACCCCCAGCCCGACAGCAACGCCTTCTCCCCCGAGCTGGCCGGCTGCCCCCGCAGGAGCCTGGCGCCGCCCG ATATGAGGTCTGCTGTGGAAGGGGGGAGCGTTTGCAGTGATAATTCCATCAAAAAGGAGGATCACTCGTCACACTCATCTACCTGTGTGGTAGACACAACTACCAAAGGGGAAGATTTGGCAGGCTGGAGAG GTCGCTTTGGGACCTCTGCCCTCCGGGGGCTGCTGGCCGTGAGCCTGACCCTCAATGCTGTCTTCACTTCAGCCTATGTCTACAGGAGCCTGCGCTga
- the TMEM201 gene encoding transmembrane protein 201 isoform X2, producing the protein MEHLNHVVSGSPTFCDPTKPQQWVSSQILLCKKCNNHQTMKIKQLASFSPREEGKYDEEIEVYKHHLEQTYKLCRPCQAAVEYYIKHQNRQLRALLLSHHFRRRETDKSYSQNLCSSSSSTSITTPAQVILLRFLAFLSCAFLVLMALYGSGDPFSFSTAVPAPVPPGPVWNRTGASPRAGGGSDSDSAGGSPGRGWRELLRLLPERLLENLSVAWAYGKNHQMAVAVLGLFTCLLAVFLAGRIRLRRIDAFASLLWFLVMSLHLAERYLKADTPSWLDTAKFGTTSLCCLVGFTAAVATRKATGQRRPRPRRYLSGDSVTVFPSSPGTAFPSPATSLFVPTPPSILHLTNQQLFRSPRRTASSSLPGRLNRALSLGTIPSLARADSGYLFSGSRPASQSSHSKESPTADPLSLLAAGRAPSRLPSPAPSVAGSVTSSSGSLRLRRPLISPARLNLQGQKLLLFPAQGEALLAPSGSEEHPQPDSNAFSPELAGCPRRSLAPPDMRSAVEGGSVCSDNSIKKEDHSSHSSTCVVDTTTKGEDLAGWRGRFGTSALRGLLAVSLTLNAVFTSAYVYRSLR; encoded by the exons ATGGAACACCTTAACCACGTTGTGTCGGGCAGTCCAACTTTCTGTGACCCTACCAAACCACAGCAGTGGGTGAGCAGCCAAATTCTGCTCTGCAAGAAATGCAACAACCATCAAACCATGAAAATCAAACAGCTGGCTTCATTCTCACCAAGGGAGGAG GGCAAGTACGATGAGGAGATTGAGGTGTACAAGCACCACCTGGAGCAGACCTACAAGCTGTGCCGCCCGTGCCAGGCCGCTGTGGAGTATTACATCAAGCACCAGAACCGGCAGCTGCGGGCGCTGCTGCTCAGCCACCACTTCAGGCGCCGGGAGACCGACAAGAGCTACAGCCAG AATCTGTGttcatcctcctcttccacttCCATCACCACACCAGCCCAGGTGATACTTCTGCGGTTCCTGGCCTTCCTCAGCTGTGCATTCCTGGTTCTGATGGCCTTGTATGGGTCAGGCGACCCCTTCTCCTTCagcacagctgtccctgctcctgtgcccccTGGCCCCGTGTGGAACAGGACTGGTGCGAGCCCCCGTGCCGGCGggggcagtgacagtgacagtgctggtGGCAGCCCGGGCCGGGGCTGGCGGGAGCTGCTCCGCCTGCTCCCGGAGCGCCTGCTGGAGAACCTGAGCGTGGCCTGGGCCTACGGCAAGAATCACCAgatggcagtggctgtgctggggctcttCACCTGCCTGCTGGCCGTGTTCCTGGCTGGGCGCATCAG GCTCCGGCGAATCGACGCGTTTGCCTCGCTGCTGTGGTTCCTGGTGATGAGCCTGCACCTGGCCGAGCGGTACCTGAAGGCAGACACGCCCAGCTGGCTGGACACGGCCAAGTTTGGCACCACgtccctgtgctgcctggtgGGCTTCACCGCAGCCGTGGCCACGCGGAAGGCGACGGGCCAGCGGAGACCCCGGCCCCGAAG GTACCTCTCCGGGGACTCCGTTACTGtctttcccagcagccctggcacagccttcCCTTCACCTGCCACGTCTCTGTTTGTCCCAACTCCACCCAGTATCCTGCACCTGACAAACCAGCAGCTCTTCAGGTCCCCACGCAGAACGGCCTCGTCCTCCCTTCCCGGCCGCCTGAACAGGGCGCTCTCGCTGGGCACCATCCCCTCGCTGGCCCgggcag aTTCTGGCTACTTGTTCAGTGGAAGCCGGCCAGCCTCGCAGTCATCCCACTCCAAGGAATCCCCTACAGCAG ATCCGCTCTCCCTGCTGGCGGCCGGCCGTGCCCCGTCCCGCCTGCCGTCCCCGGCGCCGTCGGTGGCCGGCTCGGTGACCTCCAGCTCGGGCTCGCTGCGCCTCCGCCGCCCGCTCATCAGCCCCGCCCGCCTCaacctgcagggacagaagctgctgctgttcccgGCGCAGGGCGAGGCGCTGCTGGCCCCGAGCGGCTCCGAGGAGCACCCCCAGCCCGACAGCAACGCCTTCTCCCCCGAGCTGGCCGGCTGCCCCCGCAGGAGCCTGGCGCCGCCCG ATATGAGGTCTGCTGTGGAAGGGGGGAGCGTTTGCAGTGATAATTCCATCAAAAAGGAGGATCACTCGTCACACTCATCTACCTGTGTGGTAGACACAACTACCAAAGGGGAAGATTTGGCAGGCTGGAGAG GTCGCTTTGGGACCTCTGCCCTCCGGGGGCTGCTGGCCGTGAGCCTGACCCTCAATGCTGTCTTCACTTCAGCCTATGTCTACAGGAGCCTGCGCTga
- the LOC132337656 gene encoding forkhead box protein E3-like, translated as MAETDPGERRAAGAGPGTERDTEPGTERGTERDTEPGTEPITERGTERDTEPITEPGTGPGTERDTEPITERDTEPGTAGWLQRPPYSFVALITMAIRASPGQRLSLSGIYAYIAERFPFYRGPGRQWQNSVRHNLSLNPCFRRLPCRHGRAGEWVLDPAFQDMFPGGNYLRRRRRLCRRPSASPPSPAGVPAGPAAPRAPPPSGKASLPAAPRAPPPPEMPPDPAAPWLPPPSGVPRGPAEPPQLPEIRPGPAALWPPPPCPVPPGWPQGPWAALVLPRRCPELPARSPAVPPGLPLPLPAWALRPAELDTAVTCDLGARLSPAFR; from the coding sequence ATGGCCGAGACCGACCCTGGCgagcggcgggcggcgggcgcggggccgggcacCGAGCGGGACACGGAGCCGGGCACCGAGCGGGGCACCGAGCGGGACACGGAGCCGGGCACCGAGCCCATCACCGAGCGGGGCACCGAGCGGGACACGGAGCCCATCACCGAGCCGGGCACTGGGCCGGGCACCGAGCGGGACACCGAGCCCATCACCGAGCGGGACACCGAGCCAGGCACGGCGGGGTGGCTGCAGAGACCTCCCTACTCGTTCGTGGCGCTGATCACCATGGCCATCCGGGCCAGCCCCGGGCAGCGGCTCTCCCTGAGCGGCATCTACGCCTACATCGCGGAGCGCTTCCCCTTCTACCGCGGCCCCGGCCGCCAGTGGCAGAACAGCGTCCGCCACAACCTCAGCCTCAACCCCTGCTTCCGACGGCTGCCCTGCCGCCACGGCCGCGCCGGCGAGTGGGTGCTGGACCCCGCTTTCCAGGACATGTTCCCGGGGGGGAATTacctccgccgccgccgccgtctCTGCCGCCGCCCGTCCGCATCGCCCCCGTCGCCCGCCGGGGTCCCCgcgggccccgccgcgccccgggccccgccgccctcGGGGAAGGCCTCGctccccgccgcgccccgggcTCCGCCGCCCCCCGAGATGCCCCCGGACCCCGCCGCTCCCTGGCTCCCGCCGCCCTCCGGGGTCCCCCGGGGCCCCGCCGAGCCCCCGCAGCTCCCCGAGATccgcccgggccccgccgctCTGTGGCCCCCGCCGCCCTGCCCGGTGCCGCCGGGCTGGCCGCAGGGGCCCTGGGCAGCGCTGGTGCTGCCCCGCCGGTGCCCGGAGCTGCCGGCCCGGAGCCCGGCCGTACCCCCGGGGCTGCCGCTGCCGCTCCCCGCCTGGGCGCTGCGCCCCGCCGAGCTGGACACGGCGGTGACCTGCGACCTGGGGGCCAGGCTGTCACCCGCCTTCCGATGA